CCACACTTTTCCCGCTTAACATCTGCTCATATAAGGAAATATAGGCAACAGAACGATGCAACGGCTTCTTCAGCTCAAATAAATGCTGCTGAACAGCAGGATCAACCGGCCACTGCCCATACCCATCACCAGCCGAGTTAAAAAGGATAAATAACGGCTTATCCAACCCGGCAGCCTCTTTCAGCTCCAGCTGCTCTGCTACTAAATCAGCATTGATTACTTTAACAGCACCAGGATAAAACAAAGTTACCTCAAAAGTTTGCGGCCATACCCTTTTCTCTCCGGATTCAGCTTGCTGAGTCAGCACCAAACTGCTTATTTTATCACCCTGATAACTTATCTTATACTCAATTACAGGCCTGCCACTTTCATTTACCCATACTTTATTCCATTTCTCTAAATCTACAGCGGTATAGCTATCCAGAATACGGATCAAATCCGGCCATGAAGCATTACTATTTGCAAATTTCTTTAAATATTCTCTGACCCCCTGCTGAAATTTATCTTTCCCCATCAGCTTTTCCAGCTGCTGCATCATAATAGGGGCTTTATGGTAAATAATATTCCCGTAAAGCGTGCCCGCGTCCTTTAAATTATCAAGCGGCTGACGAATAGGATTAGCACCCGCTGTACGGTCAACCGCATAAGCCGCAGGAAAATGATCAATCAGGAATTTAATTGCATAATTATCCTTTCCATCTGCTTCCTCTGCACTTTTATCTGCCATAAAATTGGCAAAAACCTCTTTCATCCAAACATCAGAAAACCAGTCCATGGTTACCAGATCGCCAAACCACATGTGTGCAGTTTCATGCGCAATAAGGTTATTACGGGCATTCAGCTGATCTTTAGTTGCACCAGCATCCAAAAATAAACTGGCTGCTTTATACTGTATTGCACCAGGGTGTTCCATTCCACCAAACTGAAAATCGGGGATAGCTACAAATCCGAACTTCTGAAAAGGATAAGGAATTCCAGTCCAGTCTTCCAGGTATTTTAAAGCACCCGAATGAATCGCATAGATCGCAGGCAAACTAAGTTTAATCTTTGCAGCATCAGTTTCCCGGTATAAAAAATCCGCTTGCTGTTTATGAACAATCCCCTGGTTAAGCTGAAACTTACCCGCTGCAAATGCAAACAAATAAGTACTTAACAAATCAGAAGTTTTATAATGATAAGTTTTACGTTCTTGTTTCTGCACAGAGTCTTTCAGCTCTGCATTGGCTATTGCTTTCCAGGCTTTAGGCAGATGAAGCGTTAAGGTATAATTCGCCTTTAAATCGGGCTGATCAAAACAGGGAAAAACAGTCCGCGCTCTGTCCGGAACAAATAAAGTATAGAGATAATCAGTATTTCGGTTTAACGCGCCTTCACCTGCCCGAAATAGAATCCGGACTTCATTGTCCCCTCTTTTCAAAAACTCAGGAAGCAGGATCAGGTGTTCCTTACTATGCGTTACCGGAGCTGCTTTACCATTAATCGTCAGCAAGCTGATTTTCGAAGGATCTTCTTTAAAATCCAGCTGCAAAGGCGTTCTGGCGCTACTCAGCTTAAAATTCAGGATTTCATGTGCAGCAATCCCTTTATTTTTTTCGGCTGGAATATCGAGTTCCAAAGTATAATGAATAGCCGTCAGCACAGCTTTACGATAAATCGCCAGCGACCTGCTTACCCCATTTTCTACCGCAGGAACCACAGGCCCGGCTTTTCGTGAAGAACAGGAAGCCAATATAATAACCAGCAATAACAATAATTTATAGCGAAGAACCATGCTGGCAATTTACTATTTTAGTTCAGATTCAGTATATAAACAAGTACGGAACATTTTATCAAAACCAAATACTTTAAGCCCTTTTCCAATCACAACAATCTTTGTTTCTTTAATTTCATCAGGTAACCAGTTCTCACCAAGGGTGATAGAAAGTGATTTCCCTACTGTTTGCAAAATGATCCTGCTCTGAAAGAGATGACTGTAAATGATACCCTTGATCCGGTATACATTAGCCGATTGCACAATCAGAAAGACCATCATCCGGTGCTCCAGCTCTTCAATATTCAAACTCTCCTTATACTTTAAAAGTATAGTTTCAATATCACTATGCTCATGTTTTTGATGAGAAGCTGCAAAAGCCATTAAGGATTGTTTTTCATCGCTGCTATTACTCAGACTGAACATTCCTTTTGGCGTTGAAACAGGCTTTGGATTACTGTAAAAATTAGCAAAACGCTCTCTGGCAAACATTTTACGTACCTGAAAATCATCCTTAGCGGCAATCAGTATTTCAGCAAATGGATTGATGGCCTTTAAAACAGCCTGTAATTCTTTAACATAATCCTCACTCACCCGCTCTACCTTATTTAATAAGATACTATCACTAAAAGCGATCTGTTTAATCGCTTCCGGACGTTCTTTTAGCTGATCTTCAATGAGCTCCGCATCGACAATACAAATAACCCTTTTTAAATCATATCCCCTTTTCACCTGATCCATCATCAAAAAAGGATGTGCAATATTCGCAGGATCAGCAATTCCGGTAGCCTCTATAATCAAATGGTCCCATGAATCCTTTTTATCCCACAAATTATTTAAAATCTCAAAAAGATCATCGTTCAGCGTACAGCAAATACACCCGTTATTCAATTCCACCACATCTTCATCCCCCTTAATAATCAGCCCGGCATCGATACTCTCCGAACCAATTTCATTCTCTATGATCGCAAAACGGGTATCTTTCATTTTTGAAATTACCGCATTCAGGACTGTTGTTTTCCCTGCACCTAAAAATCCGGTCAGGATGGTTACTTCTTTTGCTTTCATCTATTCATTGAAATTTGAACTGCCTATGATTTACAAACTTACTATTTACACCTGTTTTTAGCCAAATAAAATAACGTTCAATACTGCCTTGTGTAAATTTTATGTGGTTCAGGATATTTTCCCGGCAATATTTTTTCATTATTGTCTAAAAGATGTACATTGCCAGACAAAGATACGCAAATGCAATATTGTTGCGAAATAAATATTACGTTGAATACTAATCAAACACACAATAATGAATAAATCAATATTTAAACCTTTAGTCTTCGCCTCAGGACTATTATTAACTTCCACTTTTGGATTTGCACAGGATAACCTGGTTAATTCTTTAAAAAACAATCAATCTGCAAACAGTACTTCAGGATTTAAATTCACGGATGTAATTAACCTTGAAAATACATCTGTTAAAAATCAGGGTTCTTCAGGAACTTGCTGGAGCTACTCTACAAACTCTTTCCTGGAATCAGAAATGATCAGAATGGGTAAAGCACCTGTAGCTTTATCAGAGATGTTTTCTGCGCG
The sequence above is drawn from the Pedobacter cryoconitis genome and encodes:
- a CDS encoding M1 family metallopeptidase, which encodes MVLRYKLLLLLVIILASCSSRKAGPVVPAVENGVSRSLAIYRKAVLTAIHYTLELDIPAEKNKGIAAHEILNFKLSSARTPLQLDFKEDPSKISLLTINGKAAPVTHSKEHLILLPEFLKRGDNEVRILFRAGEGALNRNTDYLYTLFVPDRARTVFPCFDQPDLKANYTLTLHLPKAWKAIANAELKDSVQKQERKTYHYKTSDLLSTYLFAFAAGKFQLNQGIVHKQQADFLYRETDAAKIKLSLPAIYAIHSGALKYLEDWTGIPYPFQKFGFVAIPDFQFGGMEHPGAIQYKAASLFLDAGATKDQLNARNNLIAHETAHMWFGDLVTMDWFSDVWMKEVFANFMADKSAEEADGKDNYAIKFLIDHFPAAYAVDRTAGANPIRQPLDNLKDAGTLYGNIIYHKAPIMMQQLEKLMGKDKFQQGVREYLKKFANSNASWPDLIRILDSYTAVDLEKWNKVWVNESGRPVIEYKISYQGDKISSLVLTQQAESGEKRVWPQTFEVTLFYPGAVKVINADLVAEQLELKEAAGLDKPLFILFNSAGDGYGQWPVDPAVQQHLFELKKPLHRSVAYISLYEQMLSGKSVEPAALLTLFSQGLAKEGEELNIRLLSNYISTIYWQFSSVKERQLLSAALENKLWDAMLQQQSSNNKKQLFKAYQDIFMSQVARNKLYQIWKSQKAPAGITLSEDDYTSLALSLAVRDDADMSILPVQESRITNPDRKKRFEFIMPAVSSKKSIRDDFFDSLKFPANRAKESNVLAALYYLHHPLRQQYSVAYLEKSLDLLGEIQSTGDIFFPQSWLQATFGYYQSTAAGAIVSGFLKNHPDYNPRLKAKILQATDNLARAARLSSQRSK
- a CDS encoding CobW family GTP-binding protein, with amino-acid sequence MKAKEVTILTGFLGAGKTTVLNAVISKMKDTRFAIIENEIGSESIDAGLIIKGDEDVVELNNGCICCTLNDDLFEILNNLWDKKDSWDHLIIEATGIADPANIAHPFLMMDQVKRGYDLKRVICIVDAELIEDQLKERPEAIKQIAFSDSILLNKVERVSEDYVKELQAVLKAINPFAEILIAAKDDFQVRKMFARERFANFYSNPKPVSTPKGMFSLSNSSDEKQSLMAFAASHQKHEHSDIETILLKYKESLNIEELEHRMMVFLIVQSANVYRIKGIIYSHLFQSRIILQTVGKSLSITLGENWLPDEIKETKIVVIGKGLKVFGFDKMFRTCLYTESELK